The Lycium barbarum isolate Lr01 chromosome 9, ASM1917538v2, whole genome shotgun sequence genome has a segment encoding these proteins:
- the LOC132612006 gene encoding protein SQS1-like — MTNQGEQDTRTLGETAEMLRDKVLQMEKHLQEIGRKIKEVDRLLEMVGNPLEGVPQEQYYGNVPEGVRDLVLNYIPLERSPMTPREETPRGVHESQEAGSDYWVIESDPQEESEPQRVASEPVEEEEPEEEEEDPQDVEEEELEPIDIEAGGEEESFGMFPEFAEEENDANEESDYYAPTDERSDF; from the coding sequence atgACAAACCAAGGAGAACAAGATACGCGGACTCTGGGAGAGACAGCGGAAATGCTGAGAGACAAAGTGCTACAAATGGAGAAGCACCTCCAAGAAATAGGGAGGAAAATTAAAGAAGTGGACAGATTGCTAGAGATGGTTGGGAACCCACTAGAGGGCGTACCCCAAGAACAATACTATGGGAATGTCCCAGAAGGAGTAAGGGATTTAGTACTGAACTATATACCTTTAGAGAGAAGTCCTATGACGCCTAGAGAGGAGACTCCGAGAGGAGTGCATGAAAGCCAAGAAGCTGGATCAGATTATTGGGTAATAGAGTCGGACCCGCAAGAGGAGTCAGAGCCTCAACGGGTAGCCTCCGAACCCGTCGAGGAGGAAGAAccagaagaggaagaggaagatcCTCAGGATGTGGAGGAAGAGGAATTAGAGCCTATTGACATAGAGGCTGGGGGAGAGGAAGAATCATTCGGGATGTTCCCTGAGTTCGCAGAGGAGGAGAATGATGCCAATGAGGAATCTGATTACTATGCCCCAACCGATGAGAGATCTGACTTTTAA